From a region of the Roseivirga sp. 4D4 genome:
- a CDS encoding bestrophin family protein, with protein sequence MYTKKKYSKRDMMRWTKRETRFFLIFALIITSLYELLGLQWMQLPWTPIALVGTAVAFLIGFQNNAAYGRIWEARMIWGGIVNNSRTWTMMVRDMINNDHAVEPRSKESLNEERTKLVHRQIAWMSALRYALRQGKPWETVSKSKSHKEWTEMLNLPETNVPLEEELSRLLSKEDLEYVMSKKNKANAVLTLQSKHIRELKESGHIWEFSFLELEGVLKEFFTLQGKSERIKNFPYPRQYATLTYDFVNLFIFLLPLGVVPEFSEIGTKLVANGHEIGTYFVWLSVPFSALVSWIFNTMQRIGTAGENPFEGTSNDVPITTMSRGIEIDMREMMDEDKEDIPEPYQPIYDIQM encoded by the coding sequence ATGTACACTAAAAAGAAATATTCTAAGCGAGATATGATGCGTTGGACAAAACGAGAAACTCGTTTCTTCCTCATATTCGCCTTAATCATTACTTCCTTATATGAATTATTGGGCTTACAATGGATGCAACTACCCTGGACACCCATAGCCCTCGTTGGTACAGCTGTAGCATTCTTAATAGGTTTTCAGAACAACGCAGCCTATGGCCGAATCTGGGAGGCCAGAATGATCTGGGGTGGTATAGTTAACAATAGCAGGACGTGGACCATGATGGTTAGAGATATGATTAACAATGACCATGCGGTTGAACCGCGGTCAAAAGAATCTCTGAATGAAGAGCGTACCAAATTGGTTCATAGGCAAATCGCCTGGATGAGTGCCCTTAGATATGCACTTAGACAAGGTAAGCCTTGGGAAACGGTATCTAAATCAAAGTCTCACAAGGAATGGACAGAAATGTTGAACCTTCCTGAAACGAATGTACCTCTGGAAGAAGAGTTATCGAGGTTACTCTCAAAGGAAGATTTGGAGTATGTAATGTCCAAGAAGAATAAAGCCAATGCCGTATTGACGTTACAGTCAAAACACATTCGCGAATTAAAAGAAAGTGGCCATATATGGGAATTCTCGTTCTTAGAATTAGAGGGCGTACTGAAGGAGTTCTTCACTTTACAAGGTAAATCTGAGAGAATCAAAAACTTTCCTTATCCACGGCAGTATGCCACGCTTACCTATGACTTTGTCAACCTGTTCATCTTTCTATTACCGCTAGGTGTGGTACCGGAGTTTTCAGAAATAGGCACCAAGTTAGTAGCCAATGGCCATGAAATCGGCACCTATTTTGTCTGGTTATCTGTCCCGTTCTCAGCACTTGTTTCATGGATTTTTAACACGATGCAACGGATAGGTACTGCTGGTGAAAACCCATTTGAAGGAACATCGAATGATGTACCTATTACCACCATGTCAAGAGGGATTGAAATTGACATGAGGGAAATGATGGATGAGGACAAAGAGGATATTCCTGAACCTTACCAGCCTATTTATGACATACAGATGTAA
- a CDS encoding hydroxypyruvate isomerase family protein — protein sequence MRRRDFIQSSALASSGFLLGIESLMKFSGREEFQLNYAPHFGMFRNSAPNGFLNELDFIAEQGFRSLEDNDMKKRSLEDQMAIANRMEKHGLTMGVFVAHTIYWNEPNLASGRSQWRAEFLKEIRESVEVAKRVNAKWMTVVPGHLDLRKDMGYQTANVVETLKQACDILEPHGLVMVLEPLNPRDHPGLFLTKASQAYEICKAVDSPSCKILYDIYHQQITEGNLLPNIEASWDEIAYFQIGDNPGRKEPTTGEINYRNVFKYIYDKGYRDVLGMEHGNSIKGIEGEKALIKAYRASDSF from the coding sequence ATGAGAAGAAGAGATTTTATCCAATCCAGTGCCTTAGCGTCAAGTGGTTTCTTGTTGGGTATTGAAAGCTTAATGAAGTTTTCTGGTAGAGAGGAATTCCAATTGAACTATGCTCCCCATTTTGGCATGTTTAGGAATTCAGCACCGAATGGTTTCTTGAATGAGTTAGACTTCATTGCCGAGCAGGGATTCAGATCTCTTGAAGACAATGACATGAAAAAGCGCTCTTTGGAAGACCAGATGGCAATTGCCAATAGGATGGAGAAGCACGGCCTGACCATGGGTGTCTTTGTAGCGCATACTATTTATTGGAATGAACCTAATCTTGCAAGTGGCAGGAGTCAATGGAGGGCGGAGTTTCTTAAGGAGATCAGAGAGTCTGTGGAAGTAGCTAAACGGGTAAACGCAAAGTGGATGACAGTTGTGCCGGGCCATCTTGACCTTAGAAAAGATATGGGGTATCAAACTGCTAATGTGGTAGAAACTTTGAAACAGGCATGTGATATTCTAGAGCCTCATGGGTTGGTTATGGTATTAGAACCCCTCAATCCCAGAGATCATCCAGGGTTATTTCTAACTAAGGCATCACAAGCGTATGAAATTTGTAAGGCGGTCGATAGTCCATCATGCAAGATTCTATACGATATCTATCACCAGCAAATTACAGAGGGAAACCTTCTTCCAAACATTGAGGCTTCTTGGGATGAGATCGCTTATTTTCAAATAGGGGATAATCCGGGTAGAAAAGAACCGACTACTGGTGAGATAAACTATCGAAATGTTTTTAAATACATTTATGATAAGGGTTATCGCGATGTTTTAGGAATGGAGCACGGCAACTCCATTAAGGGAATTGAAGGGGAGAAGGCTTTGATCAAAGCTTATAGAGCTTCAGATAGTTTCTAA
- a CDS encoding CIA30 family protein, with protein MIYCLILFTNLFFNTNSWVFDFGEGKTGEEWMIVNDGVMGGLSRGKVEFNETTITFSGDVSLENNGGFTSFRSPYGLYDLSEYDKVEIKYRLDGLNCALSFDQNRRFWRPNHKMPLPSTDNIWMTLEANLYELSQYQMGRETGRRMSPYNAKNTIRLGIITDSKEAGSFKLEIDYIKFFKAEN; from the coding sequence ATGATCTATTGTTTGATATTGTTTACCAACCTTTTCTTCAATACAAATTCATGGGTGTTTGATTTTGGAGAAGGTAAGACTGGGGAAGAGTGGATGATCGTGAATGATGGCGTCATGGGAGGGCTTTCCCGTGGAAAAGTAGAGTTTAATGAAACAACCATTACATTCTCAGGAGATGTTTCATTAGAAAATAATGGAGGCTTTACCTCATTTAGATCACCTTACGGACTTTATGACCTATCTGAATATGACAAGGTAGAAATCAAGTATAGACTTGACGGCTTGAATTGTGCGTTGTCTTTTGATCAGAACAGGCGTTTTTGGCGACCTAATCATAAGATGCCATTGCCCAGTACGGATAATATTTGGATGACATTAGAAGCTAATCTTTATGAACTAAGTCAATATCAAATGGGCAGAGAAACCGGCAGAAGAATGTCTCCTTATAATGCAAAGAATACGATAAGGTTGGGTATCATCACTGATTCTAAGGAGGCTGGTAGCTTCAAACTGGAGATTGACTACATCAAATTTTTTAAAGCAGAGAACTAG
- a CDS encoding DUF5916 domain-containing protein has translation MRKRLFGALIFLVGAFSYGQDIEIKRINERIVIDGQIDEIWSYADSAYDFQQFFPMDTSLAYAQSVAKVLYDDQFIYVLGIMYNPEGDRGYITPSLRRDFFGDANDSFSFLIDAFQDNTNAFIFGINPFGVRREGLISNGGSGRGGFSLDWDNKWKGEARQEDGYWVAEMAIPLKTIRYAEGQTKWNVNFYRVDSEYAERSTWSPISRNFSIINLATMRKMNWDEPTKKPGSNISFIPYVASGISKNFQSGDPSETNFDAGFDLKYAVTPGLNLDVTVNPDFSQVEVDRQVTNLDRFEIFFPERRQFFLENADLFANYGNQGTRPFFSRRIGVARDETTGQNIQNPIPAGARLSGKVNDNLRLGFLSMQAGREGDAALPSYNYSVLSLQQKVFARSNVSFLVVNKQTFDDLGSFDTNLYSEWNRTIGVDYNHASADNVWNGKVFYHQSIDQVQPDDAYATGLELNYGVPKWSWRLFTQRVGANYNPEVGFVRRRDIQQLANTVRYSFFPEKGGIQRHGPGFDFDMVWNDEFGFLDWDMNILYDINWRSSARFSARLRRQYTFLFNGFDPSGSGGLALPSGTGYHNNLIIASYNSDQRKLVNFSVSTRSGDYFNGTRINLEGSLNIRYQPLGFTSINFAYNRIRLPDPYSDANLFLIGPRFDFTFTKKLFWTTFVQYNTQIENLNINSRLQWRFAPVSDFFLVYTDNYLATNDDGFINIGDSRSRALVFKLTYWLNF, from the coding sequence ATGCGAAAGCGATTGTTCGGGGCACTCATCTTCCTTGTGGGTGCCTTTAGCTATGGTCAGGATATAGAGATTAAGAGGATTAACGAGCGGATCGTAATTGATGGGCAGATCGATGAGATTTGGTCATATGCTGATTCTGCCTATGATTTCCAGCAGTTCTTTCCAATGGATACCTCGTTGGCCTATGCTCAATCTGTGGCCAAGGTATTGTACGATGATCAGTTCATTTATGTGCTGGGAATTATGTACAACCCTGAAGGTGACCGAGGTTATATAACACCATCACTCAGGCGTGATTTTTTTGGCGATGCCAACGATTCCTTTTCCTTCTTGATTGATGCATTCCAAGACAATACTAACGCCTTCATTTTCGGTATAAACCCTTTTGGTGTAAGGAGAGAAGGGCTGATTTCCAATGGTGGAAGTGGGCGAGGAGGGTTCAGTCTTGACTGGGACAATAAGTGGAAGGGCGAAGCACGTCAGGAAGATGGGTATTGGGTCGCTGAAATGGCGATTCCTCTCAAGACGATTCGTTATGCCGAAGGCCAAACCAAATGGAATGTGAACTTCTATCGCGTGGATAGCGAATATGCCGAACGATCCACCTGGTCTCCAATTTCAAGGAATTTCTCAATCATTAACCTTGCGACAATGAGGAAAATGAATTGGGATGAACCCACGAAAAAGCCTGGTTCAAATATCTCTTTCATACCCTATGTGGCCTCTGGTATCAGTAAGAACTTCCAGTCAGGCGATCCGTCAGAAACGAATTTCGATGCTGGTTTTGACCTAAAGTATGCCGTAACTCCAGGCTTAAACCTCGATGTAACGGTTAACCCTGACTTCTCACAGGTGGAAGTAGATCGGCAAGTGACGAATCTGGATCGCTTCGAGATCTTCTTCCCAGAGCGAAGACAGTTCTTTCTGGAGAATGCTGATTTATTCGCCAACTATGGAAATCAGGGAACACGACCATTTTTCTCAAGAAGAATTGGTGTGGCTCGAGACGAAACCACAGGTCAGAACATTCAAAACCCTATACCGGCAGGCGCCAGGCTCAGTGGTAAAGTCAATGATAACTTGCGGCTGGGTTTTCTTTCTATGCAAGCTGGCAGGGAAGGAGATGCTGCGCTTCCATCTTACAACTATTCTGTGTTGTCACTGCAGCAAAAAGTCTTTGCCAGGTCAAATGTGTCCTTTCTAGTCGTGAATAAGCAGACATTTGATGACCTTGGCTCGTTTGATACGAATTTATATTCCGAATGGAACCGAACGATTGGTGTGGACTATAACCATGCTTCTGCCGATAATGTATGGAATGGAAAGGTATTCTATCATCAATCCATAGATCAGGTGCAACCTGATGATGCTTATGCTACTGGTTTAGAACTGAACTATGGTGTGCCCAAATGGTCCTGGAGACTATTCACGCAAAGGGTTGGGGCTAACTATAATCCCGAAGTAGGTTTTGTAAGAAGACGAGACATTCAGCAGTTGGCCAATACAGTGCGCTATTCTTTCTTCCCAGAAAAAGGTGGGATACAACGCCATGGACCAGGGTTTGATTTCGATATGGTTTGGAACGATGAGTTTGGCTTCCTAGACTGGGATATGAATATTCTCTATGATATCAACTGGAGAAGTTCGGCCCGCTTTAGTGCTCGTTTAAGAAGGCAATACACTTTTCTTTTCAATGGTTTTGATCCAAGTGGATCGGGAGGGTTGGCCTTGCCTAGCGGAACGGGATACCACAATAATTTGATTATCGCGAGCTATAATTCTGATCAGCGCAAGCTTGTGAATTTTAGCGTAAGTACCCGGTCTGGTGATTACTTTAATGGAACGCGAATCAACCTAGAAGGTAGTCTGAACATTCGCTATCAACCGCTCGGTTTTACCAGCATTAACTTTGCTTATAACAGAATCAGGCTGCCTGATCCTTATAGTGATGCCAACCTGTTCCTGATAGGACCTAGGTTTGACTTCACCTTTACCAAGAAACTCTTTTGGACCACTTTTGTGCAGTACAATACCCAGATTGAAAACTTGAATATCAATTCAAGGCTTCAATGGCGTTTTGCTCCTGTATCAGATTTCTTCTTGGTCTATACGGATAATTACTTGGCCACCAATGATGATGGCTTTATCAATATTGGAGACTCCAGGTCAAGGGCACTCGTTTTCAAACTCACCTACTGGTTGAATTTCTAA
- a CDS encoding dienelactone hydrolase family protein, which produces MNRFFIAAAMILVLVSCKSDDDGGGMQQDLSGKIVIPNATRDTVLFVNAIDNVSLPIFISIPTSSVNLPGMVVMHGSGGNWNDSDTDNDGIDDTIVEWELSSQNNQWKALFDNENVVSAFPGSYYRRGTVENAGDWKNPPRQFQISASFVRNYDAYSTLELLRKLVREDGTPVLQSDNVAILGFSHGGTAVQSTLFDTSVIPTDWEWSQSYSGTVYTNEIQSPAPSPQAGGFVAGVMYYPGSFHNSYYGNPCNGTSIFQTTVDFMIHLASEDPLTSNSNCMLETVSNNGGGIATIHNYQGADHSFDSKTTGINGDASTLARQRTMTYLKAKLGIN; this is translated from the coding sequence ATGAATCGATTTTTTATTGCGGCAGCAATGATTCTAGTCTTGGTCTCTTGTAAATCAGATGATGACGGAGGCGGGATGCAGCAAGATTTATCTGGAAAGATAGTTATCCCCAATGCGACAAGAGATACGGTGCTCTTTGTAAACGCCATAGACAATGTGTCGCTCCCTATTTTCATTTCAATCCCTACATCTTCCGTCAATTTACCAGGCATGGTGGTAATGCATGGCTCAGGAGGTAATTGGAATGACTCCGACACAGACAATGATGGTATTGATGACACGATAGTCGAATGGGAATTATCAAGCCAAAACAATCAATGGAAGGCGTTATTCGACAATGAGAATGTTGTCTCAGCTTTTCCAGGCAGTTATTACCGAAGAGGAACTGTAGAAAATGCAGGAGACTGGAAGAATCCACCCCGGCAATTTCAAATCAGTGCATCCTTCGTTCGTAACTACGATGCTTATAGTACACTTGAACTACTAAGAAAACTAGTGAGAGAAGATGGTACACCAGTACTTCAGTCAGATAATGTGGCCATTCTAGGCTTTTCACATGGCGGCACGGCTGTTCAAAGCACCTTGTTCGATACAAGCGTAATACCGACTGATTGGGAGTGGTCACAATCCTATAGCGGGACAGTTTATACTAATGAGATACAAAGTCCTGCCCCGTCACCACAAGCTGGAGGCTTTGTTGCAGGCGTTATGTATTATCCTGGATCATTTCATAATAGCTATTATGGCAATCCATGCAATGGAACAAGCATCTTTCAGACCACAGTGGATTTCATGATCCATTTGGCCTCAGAAGATCCGTTGACAAGTAATTCCAATTGTATGCTGGAGACAGTATCAAACAATGGAGGTGGCATAGCGACAATACATAACTATCAGGGCGCTGACCATAGTTTCGACTCAAAGACCACTGGGATTAATGGAGATGCAAGCACATTGGCCAGACAACGTACGATGACATATTTGAAGGCCAAGCTGGGAATCAACTAG
- a CDS encoding S41 family peptidase, with product MKRLSSNLTVLVALCLFSTSIFAQGTRLLRQPTMSDSNIAFTYGGDIWITDLNGQNLKRITSTPAIESEPQFSPDGNWIAFSSNRSGNTAVYIVSKEGGTPKRLTWQPSAAIVRGWTPDGKRILYASSRETAPSGYNRLWTVPVEGGPSTMLSHQWGFDGSFSSNARQIAVDKMSRWDVEWRAYRGGQNTPLIILNLRDQSETLIPNEERTTDIHPLWMGNKVYFLSDRDWNMNVWSYDVRSKALSQVTQFTGTDVKSLNKGANGQLIIEQNGYLHTVDPSNGNTTQLNINVIGDFPWAETKWETVTNRASAVSLSATGKRVVMEARGEIFTVPTEFGDARNITQSSGAADRRPIWSPKGDKIAWFSDMDGQGYRLYLADQDGLSEPTSFSIGESKLGWEPKWSPDGKHIAFVDDDVRIRVMNMENGNLQTIGVGGTNLERGRSGLAWAPDSKKLAYTKAGENMFRKVMVWDSQTNTTSQLTNDFADAFAPSWDNDKKHFYFLASTNVALGSGWANTSSITASPSYSPYVIVLQEGVDSPFIPRSDEEEVKEEKPKKEDKPEAKGKEDKKEEAKEDAGIKIDFEGIDRRTIALPLPSGNYTTTAPGPAGSVFIAERKPGSFSQTLHKFTLKDRKAKDYLTGVGTFTLSADGKKMLARVNGRWAVSGTAGPSGKGGKPVRVSLKMKLNRAEEWKQMFEEAWRYERDYFYDPNMHGRDWNAVYDRYAPLIPFVKHRADLNYIFDMMNGELSVGHSFVGGGDYPSIDRSTMGMLGADLSINKNRWRIDRIYTTESWNPGLTSPLDRPGIKVAEGNYLVGVNGQELTAGQDPFELLDGTVGEQTVLHINDKPEFEGAWREVVEPIRSENALRQRAWVEDNRRRVDELSNGRLGYIWVPNTGGPGFVNFNRYFFAQQNKEGAVIDERFNGGGLLDDYMVDLMTRTVRAGLTNEVPNGQAMRLPAGILGPKVLLINELAGSGGDFFPWVFRQQKAGALIGARTWGGLVKSSTHYRFIDGGSMTAPDNAVFDPINNVFVAENEGVPADIEVRQDAKSLSNGGDPQLERAVQEVLRLLGNTPKAKITPPPYNTPAKKGN from the coding sequence ATGAAGAGATTATCCTCGAATCTGACCGTTCTGGTCGCACTTTGTCTTTTTTCAACAAGTATTTTTGCTCAGGGAACGCGTTTGTTACGACAACCTACCATGAGCGATTCAAACATTGCCTTCACTTATGGTGGCGATATCTGGATCACCGACCTGAATGGTCAAAATCTAAAAAGAATTACCAGTACACCAGCCATCGAGAGTGAGCCTCAGTTTTCTCCTGATGGTAATTGGATAGCGTTTTCATCCAACCGTTCGGGTAACACAGCGGTATATATCGTCTCTAAAGAAGGCGGTACGCCTAAACGACTTACATGGCAACCTTCAGCAGCCATCGTTAGAGGCTGGACCCCTGATGGAAAGCGCATTCTCTATGCATCGTCAAGAGAAACAGCCCCTTCAGGCTACAACCGACTTTGGACTGTTCCTGTAGAAGGCGGTCCTTCTACCATGCTCAGTCACCAATGGGGCTTTGATGGATCCTTTTCATCAAACGCCCGACAAATTGCTGTTGATAAAATGAGCCGATGGGATGTGGAATGGAGAGCCTATAGAGGCGGACAAAACACACCTTTAATCATACTCAACCTAAGGGATCAGAGTGAAACACTTATTCCTAATGAAGAACGCACTACTGACATTCACCCCCTATGGATGGGTAATAAAGTCTATTTCCTATCTGATCGTGACTGGAATATGAATGTTTGGTCTTATGATGTAAGATCTAAAGCACTCAGTCAAGTAACACAGTTCACTGGCACAGATGTAAAGTCACTCAATAAGGGTGCTAATGGCCAGTTGATCATAGAACAAAACGGTTACCTACATACCGTAGACCCTTCGAATGGTAATACCACGCAATTGAACATCAACGTTATCGGTGACTTCCCTTGGGCTGAGACCAAGTGGGAAACAGTAACAAATAGAGCTTCTGCAGTATCACTATCTGCCACAGGTAAGCGTGTAGTGATGGAAGCACGCGGAGAAATCTTCACGGTTCCCACCGAATTCGGGGATGCTAGAAACATCACACAAAGCTCTGGTGCTGCAGATAGACGTCCCATTTGGTCACCAAAAGGTGATAAAATCGCCTGGTTCTCCGATATGGATGGCCAAGGCTACAGGCTCTACCTAGCTGATCAAGATGGCCTTTCAGAGCCCACTAGCTTTAGTATTGGCGAGTCAAAGTTAGGATGGGAACCTAAGTGGTCTCCTGATGGCAAGCACATTGCCTTTGTGGATGATGATGTTCGCATTCGTGTAATGAACATGGAAAATGGCAACTTACAGACCATTGGTGTCGGTGGCACTAACTTGGAAAGGGGTCGCTCCGGTTTGGCTTGGGCTCCTGACTCTAAAAAGTTAGCCTATACCAAGGCAGGTGAAAACATGTTCCGAAAGGTGATGGTATGGGACAGTCAAACCAATACTACCAGCCAATTAACAAATGACTTTGCGGACGCCTTTGCCCCATCTTGGGACAATGACAAAAAGCACTTCTACTTCTTAGCCAGTACTAATGTGGCGCTAGGTTCAGGATGGGCCAATACCAGTTCAATTACGGCTTCTCCTAGCTACTCTCCTTATGTGATTGTTTTACAAGAAGGGGTTGACTCACCATTTATCCCACGTAGTGATGAAGAAGAGGTTAAGGAGGAAAAACCTAAAAAAGAAGATAAGCCTGAAGCGAAAGGCAAGGAAGATAAAAAAGAGGAAGCCAAGGAAGATGCTGGTATCAAAATCGATTTCGAGGGTATTGATAGAAGAACAATTGCTCTTCCATTACCTTCTGGAAACTATACCACGACTGCTCCAGGGCCTGCGGGTTCCGTGTTCATAGCAGAGAGAAAGCCGGGATCATTCAGTCAAACCCTTCACAAATTCACCTTGAAAGACCGGAAGGCCAAAGACTATTTAACTGGGGTTGGAACATTCACATTGTCGGCAGATGGCAAGAAAATGCTAGCAAGAGTGAACGGTCGTTGGGCTGTTTCAGGTACTGCCGGACCTAGTGGAAAAGGTGGAAAGCCCGTTAGAGTGAGTCTCAAAATGAAACTAAATCGTGCCGAAGAATGGAAGCAGATGTTTGAAGAAGCATGGAGGTACGAAAGAGATTACTTCTATGACCCAAATATGCATGGCAGGGATTGGAATGCAGTTTACGATCGCTATGCCCCTCTAATTCCATTTGTCAAACATAGAGCGGACCTTAACTACATCTTTGACATGATGAATGGTGAGCTCTCCGTAGGGCATAGCTTCGTTGGTGGAGGCGACTACCCTTCGATTGATCGCTCGACCATGGGTATGCTTGGTGCTGACTTATCTATTAATAAAAACAGATGGAGAATTGATCGCATTTATACAACTGAAAGCTGGAACCCAGGTTTAACGAGTCCGCTGGATAGACCCGGGATCAAAGTAGCCGAGGGTAATTATCTCGTTGGCGTAAATGGCCAAGAACTCACTGCTGGGCAAGATCCATTCGAATTATTGGATGGCACTGTTGGTGAACAAACGGTTTTGCATATCAATGACAAACCAGAATTTGAGGGCGCATGGAGAGAGGTAGTTGAGCCAATTCGTAGTGAGAATGCTTTACGTCAAAGGGCTTGGGTTGAGGACAATCGAAGAAGAGTTGATGAGCTATCAAATGGTAGACTGGGCTATATCTGGGTGCCAAATACTGGCGGACCAGGCTTTGTTAATTTCAACAGATATTTCTTTGCGCAGCAGAATAAAGAAGGTGCCGTGATAGACGAACGCTTCAATGGCGGTGGTCTGCTTGATGATTACATGGTTGACTTGATGACCAGAACCGTAAGAGCTGGACTGACCAACGAGGTACCAAATGGACAAGCCATGAGGCTACCTGCCGGTATTTTGGGACCTAAAGTCCTCTTGATTAACGAACTGGCGGGATCAGGTGGAGACTTCTTCCCGTGGGTGTTCCGTCAGCAAAAGGCTGGAGCCTTGATTGGTGCCAGAACCTGGGGTGGATTAGTGAAGTCATCAACACACTACCGATTCATAGATGGCGGTTCAATGACCGCGCCTGATAATGCTGTCTTTGACCCTATCAACAATGTATTTGTGGCTGAGAACGAAGGTGTACCTGCTGATATTGAGGTAAGACAGGATGCTAAGTCTTTATCCAATGGTGGAGACCCTCAACTGGAAAGGGCGGTTCAGGAAGTTTTGAGACTTTTAGGCAATACACCTAAGGCCAAGATTACGCCACCACCTTACAATACGCCTGCTAAGAAGGGGAATTAG